The proteins below come from a single uncultured Dethiosulfovibrio sp. genomic window:
- the hydF gene encoding [FeFe] hydrogenase H-cluster maturation GTPase HydF, translating to MLSTPKAERITLVVYGLRNSGKSYLTNNLLRTEASIVSDRPGTTTDPVVHAMEMGPLGPVSVVDTAGFDDDEDQLGSMRVERSSKKLDLADLVLFVTRSDAPPTDGEVTLAEELREKGVPCLVVLTFADSGLCDEKRHFAPAFRKISVDNHTGRGLEDLDMALQGFSAHIEREITPLEGLVQPGETVLLVTPIDASAPKARMILPQVETIRDILDKDCTMAISTEKRLSQCYSGLKERPSLVITDSQAFSEVGAILPEDQLLTSFSIVFARKKGDLAFFVEGLTRLSEIPSGGKILVLEACKHHRMNDDIGTVKIPNIFRKKVRSDVTFELRQDMPSKEDLKSFHLVINCAGCMVTRKDMMNRIDTLREAGVPGTNYGLFLAWGKGLLPRALEPFPVEHALYRGISCR from the coding sequence ATGTTGAGCACACCTAAAGCGGAGAGGATAACTCTGGTGGTCTACGGCCTCAGAAACAGCGGCAAGTCCTATCTAACCAACAACCTGCTTAGGACCGAGGCGTCGATCGTCTCGGACAGACCGGGAACAACCACCGACCCGGTGGTACACGCCATGGAGATGGGACCGTTGGGACCGGTCTCGGTGGTTGACACCGCCGGTTTCGACGACGACGAGGACCAGCTGGGCTCCATGAGGGTGGAGAGGAGCTCCAAAAAGCTCGACTTAGCGGACCTGGTGCTGTTCGTGACCAGGTCCGACGCTCCACCTACCGACGGCGAGGTTACGCTGGCTGAGGAGCTTAGGGAAAAAGGGGTTCCCTGCCTGGTGGTTCTGACCTTCGCCGATTCGGGCCTGTGCGACGAAAAGCGGCACTTCGCACCGGCTTTCAGGAAGATATCGGTGGACAACCACACGGGGCGAGGGCTGGAGGACCTGGACATGGCCCTTCAGGGGTTCTCCGCCCACATAGAGAGGGAGATTACTCCCCTTGAGGGACTGGTCCAGCCAGGGGAGACGGTGCTTTTGGTCACCCCTATAGATGCCTCAGCTCCTAAGGCCAGGATGATACTGCCTCAGGTGGAGACCATAAGGGACATACTGGACAAAGACTGCACCATGGCTATCTCCACGGAAAAGAGGCTGAGCCAGTGCTACAGTGGGCTCAAGGAGAGGCCCTCGTTGGTCATAACCGACAGTCAGGCCTTCTCGGAGGTAGGGGCTATCCTGCCTGAAGACCAACTCCTGACGTCCTTTTCCATAGTTTTCGCCAGGAAGAAAGGTGACCTGGCCTTTTTCGTGGAAGGACTGACCAGACTGTCGGAGATCCCCTCAGGGGGCAAGATACTCGTGCTTGAGGCATGCAAACACCACAGGATGAACGACGACATAGGGACAGTTAAAATACCTAATATTTTCAGGAAAAAGGTCCGGTCCGACGTGACCTTTGAGCTCAGGCAGGACATGCCCTCAAAGGAGGATCTCAAGTCGTTCCACCTGGTGATCAACTGCGCCGGATGTATGGTCACCAGGAAGGACATGATGAACCGGATAGATACCCTCCGGGAGGCGGGCGTTCCGGGGACCAACTACGGCCTATTCCTGGCCTGGGGAAAGGGCCTCCTTCCCCGTGCCCTTGAGCCCTTCCCGGTGGAGCACGCCCTCTATAGAGGCATATCATGCAGATGA
- a CDS encoding ASKHA domain-containing protein, translating into MPVITFEGVTWDYVPGPSLLELLRKGRVKVESPCGGKGTCGKCRVLVNGGGPISEEERAFLTGQEIQRGVRLACLCYPQDDLEVRPYGETEKGLTVLEEGDMPPISLDPAVSFHAVKLPTPSLRDGKSLLDHLNACLGVTEVSLSLLRRIPHAFRVQEVTAVFHHGRVIDLIPSEVDDLYGLAVDVGTTTVVVSLVSLSTGKVLGSAGSINPQKDFGLDVISRIHHAESDGGLEDMRYAIMTCLNNLVDQVCVDANVTRDRIYEMAVGCNATMESLLLGMHPGSLGKAPFSPVVREGLSLPAEEVGLSLGNGAMVYCLPGVSAYIGSDIVAGMLATELEEDRGIRLFIDIGTNGEIVLSINGELSSCSCAAGPALEGMNISCGMRASEGAVESVSLDGSVSLGVIGGVEAVGLCGSGILDVLSEVVRLDMVGKTGRLKEGPLVVDQDGTRRLVLQKNPPIEVTQGDIRQVQLARGAILSGFLSLLEAKGLTMDDLDQVLIAGQFGRHLSIDSLTGSGLIPKELKDRIRYCGNTSRTGSMMCLLSRFARKRAESLAGKVDYLELSVLEGYDRLFARCLQFEVSR; encoded by the coding sequence TTGCCTGTCATAACGTTCGAGGGAGTCACCTGGGACTACGTTCCAGGTCCCTCCTTGCTTGAGCTTCTGAGAAAGGGCCGAGTCAAGGTGGAAAGCCCCTGCGGCGGCAAGGGGACCTGCGGCAAGTGCAGGGTATTGGTGAACGGCGGCGGCCCGATCTCTGAGGAAGAACGGGCCTTTTTGACGGGTCAGGAGATCCAAAGAGGGGTCCGGCTCGCCTGTCTATGCTATCCCCAGGATGACCTAGAGGTCCGGCCATACGGCGAGACCGAGAAGGGCCTCACCGTCCTGGAGGAGGGGGACATGCCTCCTATCTCGCTGGATCCAGCTGTCTCCTTTCACGCCGTAAAGCTCCCTACCCCCTCACTAAGGGACGGCAAATCGCTGCTGGATCACCTGAATGCCTGCCTTGGGGTTACGGAGGTGTCCCTGTCCCTTTTGAGGAGGATCCCTCACGCCTTTAGGGTCCAGGAGGTCACGGCGGTGTTCCACCATGGGAGGGTAATAGACCTGATCCCCTCGGAGGTTGACGACCTGTACGGCCTGGCGGTGGACGTGGGAACCACCACGGTGGTGGTGTCTTTGGTCTCCCTCTCCACCGGAAAGGTGCTGGGGTCGGCGGGATCGATCAACCCACAGAAGGACTTCGGCCTGGACGTCATATCCCGGATCCATCACGCCGAGTCCGATGGGGGCCTTGAGGATATGAGGTACGCCATAATGACCTGTCTCAACAACCTGGTTGACCAGGTCTGTGTGGACGCTAATGTCACTAGGGACAGGATCTATGAGATGGCGGTGGGATGCAACGCCACCATGGAATCGTTGCTCCTTGGGATGCATCCGGGATCTTTAGGAAAAGCCCCCTTTTCCCCGGTGGTCAGGGAGGGCCTCTCGCTCCCAGCCGAGGAGGTGGGGTTATCTCTGGGCAACGGAGCCATGGTCTACTGTCTGCCCGGGGTTTCCGCCTATATCGGGTCGGATATAGTCGCCGGCATGCTGGCCACAGAGCTGGAGGAGGACAGGGGAATCAGGCTGTTTATCGACATAGGGACCAACGGCGAGATAGTCCTTTCCATAAACGGCGAGCTCAGCTCCTGCTCCTGCGCCGCCGGCCCCGCCCTTGAGGGCATGAATATAAGCTGCGGTATGAGGGCCTCCGAAGGGGCCGTAGAATCGGTCTCTCTGGACGGCTCTGTCTCTCTAGGGGTCATAGGGGGAGTGGAGGCGGTAGGCCTCTGCGGAAGCGGCATTCTGGACGTACTGTCGGAGGTCGTAAGGCTCGACATGGTGGGTAAGACCGGAAGGCTGAAAGAAGGGCCGTTGGTGGTCGATCAGGATGGAACCAGGCGTCTGGTGCTCCAAAAGAACCCGCCCATAGAGGTGACTCAGGGGGATATTCGGCAGGTCCAACTGGCCCGGGGAGCTATATTGTCGGGATTCCTATCCCTGTTGGAGGCCAAGGGCCTGACCATGGACGACCTGGACCAGGTGCTTATAGCAGGCCAGTTCGGTCGCCATCTGTCGATCGATAGCCTTACAGGGTCGGGGCTGATCCCTAAAGAGCTGAAAGACCGTATCCGCTACTGCGGAAACACCTCCCGAACCGGCTCTATGATGTGCCTCCTGTCCAGGTTTGCCAGAAAGAGGGCGGAATCCCTGGCCGGGAAGGTGGACTACCTTGAGCTTTCGGTTCTCGAGGGCTACGACAGGCTTTTCGCCAGATGTCTCCAGTTCGAGGTGTCAAGATGA
- a CDS encoding MATE family efflux transporter has translation MKLSVPAMTGMLVMASYNVIDTIFVGRGVGPLGLGAVAAAFPIQFIVHALAMLVGVGTASLVSRSLGAGDPDKAERALGNALIMALVAGIMVSTLGKVFLPFLSDLTGAPGEVRPFLHDYLGTIFLGSPLLVSGITMNCVIRAEGNAKIAMLTMVLSALTNIVLDPIFIFVLKMGVRGAATATVIAQGVTVLWALAHYIVPGRSSITLKKENVRLRVGIVKEVLAVGGSEFARISAQSVAGLIILNRLSLYGGTDAIAAQGIVQKLMSLSIMPIFGIAQGLQPVVGYAYGAANVLRAKRAVELGLIGASAISIATSIVLIAFPDPIVKVFTDDPALLAMSKRFIKIALSFYFLVGFQVIGTATFQALGLARPSMIMSLSRQVLFLIPLALVLPPIFGLQGVFLVYPTADLGAAALTLWFLIHYRKRLLGEKASGDFLQGEA, from the coding sequence GTGAAGCTGTCGGTTCCCGCCATGACCGGAATGCTGGTAATGGCGTCCTACAACGTAATAGACACGATTTTCGTAGGTAGAGGGGTCGGTCCTCTGGGACTTGGGGCGGTAGCAGCCGCCTTTCCGATACAGTTTATAGTCCACGCTCTGGCTATGCTGGTGGGAGTGGGAACCGCCTCTTTGGTCTCCCGTTCCCTGGGAGCAGGGGATCCAGACAAGGCGGAAAGGGCCCTGGGGAACGCCCTCATCATGGCCTTGGTAGCGGGAATTATGGTGTCCACTCTTGGAAAGGTCTTTCTGCCCTTCCTGTCGGACCTCACAGGGGCACCAGGGGAGGTCCGGCCATTTCTTCACGACTACTTAGGGACGATCTTTCTAGGCTCTCCCCTTCTGGTATCGGGGATAACCATGAACTGCGTCATAAGGGCCGAGGGCAACGCCAAGATCGCCATGCTCACCATGGTTCTTTCCGCATTGACCAACATCGTGCTGGATCCCATCTTTATCTTCGTCCTAAAGATGGGAGTCAGAGGAGCGGCGACCGCTACGGTGATAGCCCAAGGGGTGACGGTCTTATGGGCTCTAGCCCACTACATCGTTCCAGGCCGTAGCTCTATAACCTTGAAAAAAGAGAACGTCAGGCTCAGAGTGGGAATCGTAAAAGAGGTACTAGCAGTAGGGGGCTCGGAGTTCGCCAGGATATCCGCCCAGTCGGTGGCGGGGCTTATAATACTGAACCGCCTCAGTCTATACGGAGGAACCGACGCAATAGCCGCCCAGGGGATCGTCCAGAAACTGATGAGCCTGAGCATAATGCCTATATTCGGCATAGCCCAGGGACTTCAGCCGGTGGTGGGTTACGCCTACGGAGCTGCAAACGTCCTCAGGGCCAAAAGGGCGGTGGAGCTGGGGCTGATAGGGGCTTCCGCCATATCAATAGCCACCTCCATAGTGCTCATAGCCTTTCCCGATCCTATCGTAAAGGTGTTCACCGACGACCCGGCCTTACTGGCCATGTCCAAGCGATTCATCAAAATAGCCCTGTCGTTTTACTTTCTGGTAGGATTTCAGGTCATAGGGACCGCCACCTTCCAGGCTCTAGGGCTCGCCAGACCGTCGATGATAATGTCACTGAGCCGTCAGGTCCTGTTTTTGATCCCTCTGGCCCTGGTCCTTCCCCCTATATTCGGCCTTCAGGGTGTGTTTTTGGTCTACCCAACCGCCGACCTTGGTGCGGCAGCTCTCACCCTGTGGTTTTTGATTCACTACAGAAAGAGACTTTTAGGGGAAAAAGCCTCTGGAGATTTCCTCCAGGGGGAGGCTTAG
- a CDS encoding uroporphyrinogen decarboxylase family protein, translated as MSPVRGVKMRACPVNAKGPVPEPLASRFPFPEVHTDGAIMADLAMAIKELKGDAYCSVPFCSTVESEALGATVKLGDHTSTPLIRENPWSSLNEVSMPEWDPQRGRMGEVMRALSILGDRGLPTVFKLTGPFTTMMNLIEPRGLFKAIRKEREAVQELLRSISAYSLACAQEAVTRGGSVVSLAESSATTDLVGPKVFSDLVGPEIMGLMEAMTLIPGDWSGHLCGRLSTSLEECEFIEISRIDTDRGRYGDNLEKLRKEGVRWFCHSCISMTPKETSQAWTFRARKA; from the coding sequence ATGTCTCCAGTTCGAGGTGTCAAGATGAGGGCCTGTCCGGTAAACGCAAAGGGACCGGTTCCAGAGCCTCTGGCGTCACGATTCCCCTTCCCGGAGGTCCATACCGACGGGGCGATAATGGCCGATCTCGCCATGGCCATAAAAGAGCTTAAGGGAGACGCCTACTGTTCGGTTCCCTTTTGCTCCACCGTGGAATCGGAGGCCCTGGGAGCGACGGTCAAGCTGGGAGACCACACTTCCACCCCTCTCATAAGGGAAAACCCCTGGAGCTCTCTGAATGAGGTCTCAATGCCGGAGTGGGACCCCCAAAGGGGAAGGATGGGGGAGGTCATGAGGGCTCTGTCGATCCTGGGGGATAGGGGGCTACCGACGGTATTTAAGCTGACGGGCCCCTTCACGACCATGATGAACCTGATCGAGCCAAGGGGACTGTTCAAGGCTATCAGGAAGGAAAGAGAGGCGGTTCAGGAGCTTCTTCGGTCCATATCGGCCTACTCTCTGGCCTGTGCCCAGGAGGCCGTAACTCGAGGGGGCTCGGTCGTCTCTCTGGCTGAGTCCTCCGCCACGACGGACCTTGTCGGGCCTAAGGTCTTTTCCGACCTGGTGGGCCCGGAGATCATGGGGCTAATGGAGGCCATGACCCTCATACCTGGAGACTGGTCGGGACATCTGTGCGGAAGGCTGTCCACTTCCCTTGAGGAATGTGAGTTTATCGAGATCAGCAGGATCGACACCGATAGAGGGCGATACGGTGACAACCTGGAAAAACTGAGAAAAGAGGGAGTTCGCTGGTTCTGCCACAGCTGTATCTCCATGACCCCCAAGGAGACCTCCCAGGCGTGGACCTTTAGAGCGAGAAAAGCATAG
- a CDS encoding uroporphyrinogen decarboxylase family protein: MTADLSPLERLTRAIHLQEVDRPPCICPGGMMNMVVEDVMDLTERPWPQAHLTGEDMAELASGHYHNGGFENYGVPFCMTVEAQSMGAPVSMGDRIHEPRVTSYVIERSQDWDHLTSIDPSSGRALEVCRAISILKSKEMDVPVIANLTGPVSLATSLVDPAVFYKDIRKNPSHAEGLMDRVTEELIRFGRAQLEAGADVLTISDPSGTGEILGPKAFKTFAIPYLNRILDSLAPLAKGTIVHICGRLKGVAHLLGDLHCDCISFDSISSARDIASHVEGKSLMGNVSTLAIETAAPGQLRLLCQSSLNQGIHVLAPACGIGAMTALDQVRTMVDVAKNNRRA, translated from the coding sequence ATGACAGCTGATCTTTCCCCCCTGGAGCGGTTGACCAGGGCCATCCACCTTCAGGAGGTCGACCGTCCTCCCTGCATATGTCCTGGGGGAATGATGAACATGGTGGTCGAGGACGTGATGGACTTGACGGAGCGTCCCTGGCCCCAGGCCCATCTCACAGGGGAGGACATGGCGGAGCTGGCGTCGGGGCATTATCACAACGGAGGATTCGAGAACTACGGTGTCCCCTTCTGCATGACAGTGGAGGCTCAGTCCATGGGTGCTCCCGTCTCCATGGGGGACCGGATCCACGAGCCAAGGGTGACCTCTTACGTAATAGAGCGGTCTCAGGACTGGGATCACCTCACCTCCATAGACCCCTCCTCCGGCAGGGCCCTGGAGGTCTGTCGTGCCATATCCATACTTAAAAGCAAAGAGATGGATGTCCCTGTGATAGCCAACCTCACTGGGCCGGTCAGCCTGGCGACGTCGCTGGTCGACCCAGCGGTGTTCTACAAGGATATCCGAAAGAACCCCTCCCACGCTGAGGGCCTTATGGACCGTGTTACCGAGGAACTGATCCGGTTCGGCAGGGCCCAGCTTGAGGCGGGGGCCGATGTCCTCACCATATCGGACCCCAGCGGAACAGGGGAGATACTTGGGCCAAAGGCCTTTAAGACCTTCGCTATCCCCTATCTTAACCGGATCCTCGATTCCCTGGCCCCTTTGGCGAAGGGAACCATCGTCCACATCTGTGGAAGGCTCAAAGGGGTGGCCCACCTTCTGGGCGACCTGCACTGCGACTGTATCAGCTTCGACTCCATATCCTCAGCCAGGGATATAGCCAGCCACGTGGAGGGGAAATCCCTGATGGGCAACGTGAGCACCCTCGCCATAGAGACCGCCGCCCCGGGCCAGCTTCGGCTGCTCTGCCAGTCCAGCCTGAACCAGGGCATCCACGTCCTGGCCCCGGCCTGTGGGATAGGGGCAATGACCGCCCTCGACCAGGTCAGAACCATGGTCGACGTGGCTAAGAACAACAGGAGGGCTTGA
- the hydE gene encoding [FeFe] hydrogenase H-cluster radical SAM maturase HydE produces MQMTDRETAILVAQADRVRKEKYGDGVWVRGLLEYTNRCSQNCLYCGLRRDNREIRRYSMDEDEILKAAERGYRAGIRTLVLQGGEDPDWTASRLCRTVESIKSRFDVAVTLSCGIFGAEDYRSMASAGVNRFLMRFETSDQELHRKLRDGVTLSRRIQALSDLREAGIELGSGFMVGLPGETEKIRQGNLALCRDLGLDMVGIGPFIPNPQTPLGQCSPGAMEDVVKMTALLRLTLPYANIPATTAAGSLCSNGREAMLGAGANVLMPNITPPCYRDHYQLYPGKTSLKMDHLPELEEIDRSLREIGRHMDMGRGDSLSIGLRSS; encoded by the coding sequence ATGCAGATGACCGATAGGGAGACCGCCATACTGGTGGCCCAGGCAGATAGGGTCAGGAAGGAGAAGTACGGCGATGGGGTGTGGGTCAGAGGACTTCTGGAGTACACAAACCGGTGCAGCCAAAACTGCCTATACTGCGGCCTCAGGCGGGATAACAGGGAGATCCGCCGCTACTCTATGGACGAGGACGAAATACTGAAGGCGGCGGAGAGAGGGTACAGGGCCGGGATCAGGACCCTGGTACTCCAGGGGGGAGAGGACCCTGACTGGACCGCCTCAAGGCTCTGCCGGACCGTTGAGTCCATAAAGAGCCGTTTCGATGTGGCGGTGACGTTGAGCTGCGGCATATTCGGGGCAGAGGACTATCGGTCCATGGCCTCGGCAGGGGTGAACCGCTTTTTGATGAGGTTTGAGACCTCAGACCAGGAGCTCCACAGAAAACTGAGGGACGGTGTAACCCTTTCAAGAAGGATACAGGCCCTTTCGGACCTGAGGGAAGCGGGAATAGAGCTGGGGTCCGGTTTTATGGTGGGACTACCTGGGGAGACCGAGAAGATCCGACAGGGCAACCTGGCTCTGTGTCGGGATCTGGGATTGGATATGGTGGGGATAGGTCCTTTCATACCAAACCCCCAGACGCCCCTGGGCCAGTGCTCTCCTGGGGCGATGGAGGATGTGGTCAAAATGACCGCCCTCCTCAGGTTGACCCTCCCCTACGCCAACATCCCAGCGACCACCGCCGCAGGTTCCCTGTGTTCCAACGGCAGGGAGGCTATGCTAGGGGCCGGGGCCAACGTGCTCATGCCCAACATAACCCCCCCATGTTACAGGGACCACTATCAGCTCTACCCCGGCAAGACGTCCCTCAAAATGGACCATCTGCCGGAGCTTGAGGAGATAGACCGCTCTCTAAGGGAGATAGGTCGACACATGGACATGGGAAGAGGGGACTCCCTTTCTATAGGTTTAAGGTCGTCATAG
- a CDS encoding uroporphyrinogen decarboxylase family protein has protein sequence MPQFKDQMTPLERGKAMAAGHPVDRIQCNPNLSNGIARISGCKISQFNHDPRALADAVIATHRRFGGDGAKVFTDLFTVAEAMGAKIKFPDDDTADLLEPAIDSVSKIDSLEPINPEKACRIPIQLKAMEMVVEEISSEVPCTALVVGPFTTAFFLVGVQNMTRLMIRDPESVDRLCELSLESTIRYVDAAIDRGMGISIAEPLSSCTVVSPTHFRRYAAPAVGKLLGHIKSKGMGTSMHICGKTDGIWEDLAEMGLNALSVDNVVSLPDCVAKVGDRMKIMGKVDPSSVVFAGTKEEVRKACLRDIKDGFRSPKGFALMSGCGLPVETPVENIDVMMDTARELGWPLTEGKIDRALEMDRYDS, from the coding sequence GTGCCGCAGTTTAAGGACCAGATGACCCCTCTTGAGAGGGGCAAGGCTATGGCGGCAGGGCATCCGGTTGACCGGATTCAGTGCAACCCCAACCTGTCAAACGGAATCGCCCGTATATCGGGATGCAAAATATCCCAGTTCAACCACGATCCCAGGGCCCTGGCGGACGCGGTCATAGCGACCCACCGCCGTTTTGGAGGGGACGGAGCCAAGGTCTTCACCGACCTATTCACCGTCGCTGAGGCCATGGGAGCCAAGATAAAGTTTCCCGACGACGACACCGCCGACCTCCTGGAGCCGGCGATCGACTCGGTGTCCAAAATCGACAGCCTTGAGCCGATCAACCCAGAAAAGGCCTGTCGTATTCCGATCCAGTTGAAAGCCATGGAGATGGTGGTGGAGGAGATAAGCTCGGAGGTCCCCTGCACTGCCCTGGTGGTCGGGCCGTTTACCACCGCCTTCTTCCTCGTGGGGGTCCAAAACATGACCAGGCTGATGATAAGGGACCCAGAGTCGGTGGACAGGCTCTGCGAGCTTTCCCTGGAGAGCACGATCAGATATGTGGACGCCGCTATCGATCGGGGTATGGGAATTTCCATAGCGGAGCCACTGTCTTCATGCACGGTGGTTAGCCCGACCCACTTCCGTCGTTACGCCGCTCCTGCGGTGGGAAAGCTTCTAGGGCACATAAAGTCCAAGGGGATGGGAACCTCCATGCACATATGCGGCAAGACCGACGGTATATGGGAGGACCTGGCGGAGATGGGGCTTAACGCTCTGAGCGTGGACAACGTGGTCAGCCTTCCCGACTGCGTCGCTAAAGTGGGCGACAGGATGAAGATAATGGGAAAGGTTGACCCCTCGTCGGTGGTGTTCGCCGGAACCAAAGAGGAGGTCAGAAAGGCCTGTCTCAGGGACATAAAGGACGGTTTCCGGTCGCCTAAGGGGTTCGCCCTCATGTCTGGATGCGGCCTGCCTGTGGAGACCCCCGTGGAGAACATCGACGTCATGATGGACACAGCCAGAGAGCTGGGCTGGCCTCTGACGGAGGGTAAAATCGACAGAGCTCTGGAGATGGACAGGTATGACAGCTGA
- a CDS encoding nitroreductase family protein has protein sequence MDFDDLIKTRRSVRKYRPDPVPEDMVESCLEAARTAPSACNSQPWFFHVCRSDKVRRAVASAMNSGMYGQGMNRFIDQAPVIIAVETLKRAKLAPWLAGLIRNVRYEMMDVAIATDHLTLKAAELGLGTCWIGWFNERAVKSALGLPRSSHLDIVITMGWPDDRARAKSRKEPDQVRRYL, from the coding sequence ATGGATTTCGACGACCTTATAAAGACGAGGCGTAGCGTCAGGAAGTACCGCCCGGACCCTGTCCCGGAGGACATGGTGGAGTCCTGCCTAGAGGCCGCCAGAACCGCTCCAAGCGCCTGTAACTCCCAGCCTTGGTTCTTTCACGTCTGCCGCTCTGACAAGGTCCGGCGGGCCGTGGCGTCGGCGATGAACTCGGGTATGTACGGACAGGGGATGAACCGATTCATCGATCAGGCCCCGGTGATAATAGCGGTGGAGACCTTAAAGAGGGCGAAGCTGGCCCCCTGGCTGGCGGGGCTGATCAGAAACGTCCGCTACGAGATGATGGACGTGGCCATAGCCACCGACCACCTGACCCTCAAGGCGGCGGAGCTCGGCCTGGGGACATGCTGGATAGGGTGGTTCAACGAGAGGGCTGTCAAATCCGCCCTGGGGCTACCCAGGTCCTCCCATCTGGACATCGTGATAACCATGGGCTGGCCCGACGACAGGGCCAGGGCTAAAAGCAGAAAAGAGCCGGACCAGGTCCGGCGATACCTCTAG
- a CDS encoding S-adenosyl-l-methionine hydroxide adenosyltransferase family protein — MRKKLLCTIGVCALVLSLSTAGLAKNALVFQTDFGLGDGAVSAMKGVAFGVDRDMAIFDLTHYIPPYSIWDGAYRLHQTMEFWPEGTVFVSVVDPGVGTERRSVVAKTKDGRFIVTPDNGTLTFVEEMVGLESVRIIDDKRHRLAGSEESYTFFGRDLYAYTGAKLASGTITFEEVGPVYGGKVISIPYQRAKLEDGSVVGNIPVLDIRYGNVWSNIGKPLFDRLSPEIGQIFEVTVKESDKVVYSGDIPYVNTFGDVPEGSPLIYFNSLMNLSLALNMDSFSEQKGIMSGGDWSISVKPKK; from the coding sequence GTGAGAAAAAAGCTACTATGTACGATAGGAGTGTGTGCCCTGGTACTGTCCCTCTCAACCGCTGGACTGGCGAAAAACGCTCTGGTGTTTCAGACCGACTTTGGCCTTGGCGATGGGGCTGTGTCCGCCATGAAAGGCGTCGCCTTCGGGGTGGACAGGGACATGGCGATCTTTGACCTGACCCACTACATCCCTCCCTACTCCATATGGGATGGGGCCTACAGGCTTCACCAGACCATGGAGTTCTGGCCTGAGGGCACCGTATTCGTCTCCGTGGTGGATCCTGGCGTCGGCACCGAGCGTCGTTCTGTCGTGGCCAAGACCAAGGACGGTCGCTTCATAGTTACCCCGGACAACGGAACCCTCACCTTCGTAGAGGAGATGGTGGGACTGGAGTCGGTCAGGATAATCGACGATAAGAGACACCGTCTCGCCGGATCGGAGGAATCCTACACCTTCTTCGGACGGGATCTCTACGCCTACACCGGTGCCAAGCTGGCCTCTGGCACTATAACCTTCGAGGAGGTCGGCCCGGTCTATGGCGGAAAGGTGATCTCCATACCCTATCAGAGGGCAAAGCTAGAGGACGGTTCAGTGGTAGGCAACATCCCGGTCCTGGACATCCGCTATGGCAATGTGTGGAGCAACATAGGCAAGCCCCTTTTCGATCGACTCTCCCCGGAGATAGGCCAGATTTTCGAGGTCACGGTCAAGGAGAGTGATAAGGTCGTGTACAGTGGGGATATACCCTACGTCAACACCTTCGGCGACGTCCCAGAGGGATCCCCTCTCATCTACTTCAACAGCCTGATGAACCTCTCCTTGGCCCTCAACATGGACAGCTTCTCGGAGCAAAAGGGCATCATGTCCGGCGGAGACTGGTCCATATCGGTAAAACCTAAAAAGTAG
- a CDS encoding corrinoid protein: MEKEGMLKQLAQSVVDMDEEASERLSRDFIESGFDAYDGIASGLALGMDEAGRLYEEEEYYIPELLLCSDAMYSGLEVLKPHLKKEDSSESLRAVVGVVEGDTHDIGKNLFKVMLETVGFEVFDLGRDVPPKDFVEKAKEIGAHLVGMSTLMTTTMPNMPVVVELLKSHGMRDNTVVMVGGGPISRSFAQKIGADGYAPEASAAARLAKELVISKKEALNRAAV; encoded by the coding sequence ATGGAAAAGGAAGGAATGCTCAAGCAACTGGCTCAATCGGTGGTAGACATGGACGAAGAGGCTTCCGAGCGGCTATCCAGGGATTTCATCGAGTCGGGGTTCGACGCCTACGACGGCATAGCCTCCGGTCTGGCCCTTGGAATGGACGAGGCGGGGCGACTTTACGAGGAGGAGGAATATTACATACCGGAGCTTCTGCTCTGTTCCGACGCAATGTACTCGGGGCTGGAGGTCCTAAAGCCCCACCTGAAGAAGGAGGACTCCTCCGAGAGCCTGAGGGCCGTCGTGGGAGTCGTAGAGGGGGATACCCACGACATAGGTAAAAACCTCTTCAAGGTGATGCTGGAGACAGTGGGGTTTGAGGTGTTCGACCTGGGGAGAGACGTCCCGCCTAAGGATTTTGTGGAAAAGGCCAAGGAGATCGGGGCTCATCTGGTCGGAATGTCCACATTGATGACCACCACCATGCCCAATATGCCCGTGGTGGTGGAGCTCTTAAAAAGCCATGGTATGAGGGATAACACTGTGGTAATGGTTGGAGGAGGACCTATCTCACGAAGCTTCGCCCAGAAGATCGGCGCCGACGGCTACGCCCCAGAGGCATCGGCGGCGGCGAGGCTGGCGAAGGAGCTCGTGATCTCCAAAAAAGAGGCCCTGAACCGTGCCGCAGTTTAA